GCGACGGCAGCCAGTCCTGCGCCTGGGCGGCCGTGCGCGCACCGCCGAGGCGCGGGTCGAGCAGGCGCAGCGCCTGCGGTCCGGGCATGGCGAGGACGACCGCGTCGGCCGGTGCGCCGTCGACGCGGGGCCCCGGCTCGACCCACTCGACGGCGTGCCCGGTCACGACGTCCAGGCCGGACGCCAGGTCGACGACGAGGGACCGGAGCCCGCCGGAGGCGGCCCAGCGCACGGGACCGGTGGTGTGCGAGACGCCGCCGGCCGAGTGCACGGCGAGCGTGTCGGTCCACTCGCGGGCCAGGCCGGCCCCCTGCCAGCGCGTCACCACGGCGGCGAACCGGTCGTCCGAAACGGTGAAGTACCCGGCGCCGATGTCGGCCCGCCGACCGCCGTAGCGCTTGGTCGCCATCCGGCCCCCGACGACCGGTGCGCGTTCGAGGACGCGCACGGCGACCCCGCTGTCGGCCAGCGCGCGGGCGCAGGCCACCCCGGCGATGCCCGCACCCACCACGACGACACCCACGATGATCACTTCCTCGACGAATCGTCACGTTCCGGCGGACGAGAGGGCTGACCGGGCGACACCCCCGGGGCGTGCGGGTGACGAGAGGCCGGGCGCTCGCGGTCCGTCCCTACGGTAGCGGCGTGGACAGCGGCTAGCGGGGCGAGGAGGCAGCGGTGCCGTGGCGATCGCGCAGACGCAGACGCGGGGGCAGGCACGCCCGTGCGCGCCCGCCCACCGACCCGGCCTGGGCGGCGGCGCTGTTCGCGCTGATCCTGCTGATCGCCCTGGTCCTGCTGTTGTTGACCTACCTGTAGGTCATTCGACGGGTTTCAACGAGCTCGTGGGGAAGCGCCGCTCGTTGCGCTCGATCTTGGCGAACGCCGCCTCCACCAGGTCCACGTCGAGCTTGTCGGCCAGCCGCACGAGGTAGTGGACGACGTCGGCCAGCTCGTCGCGCACGTTCCAGGCCAGCTCGGGGTCCTCCATGGCGCGGGCGGCCTCCTCGGGGGTAAGCCACTGGAACAGGTCGGTCAGCTCGCCGACCTCGCCGGACAACGCCATGACGAGGTTCTTGGGCGTGTGGTACCGGTCCCAGTCGCGGGCGGCGGCGAAGCGGCGCAGCGCGTCGCGGAGGTCTTCGAGGTTGTTCATGCCCGCAGGGCTATCACATGGACGGACGGACATGCGTCGCAGACGCTGGACGATGGTCCACCGGGCCGCGCCTTGATTGGCTTGCCGCATGACAATCCTGGTAATCGGAGCCACCGGCAAGACCGGTCGTCGCGTCACCACCGCACTCGCCGAACGCGGTGTCGAGCACCGTCCCGCGTCCCGGGGTGCGGAGGTCCGCTTCGACTGGGACGACCCGTCGACGTGGCGGTCCGCCGTGGACGGTGCGACGGCGGTGTACCTGGTGCCGCCGCCGACGACGCTGGACGACGCGGAGGTGGCGGCGTTCGTGCCGGTCGCCGTGGACGCGGGGGTGCGGCGGATCGTGCTGCTGTCGGCGCGGGGGATCTCGCTGGACGACGGGCGCGAGCGCGCCGTGCGGGAGTCCGGTGTGGACTGGGTGGTGCTGCGGCCGGCGTGGTTCTCGCAGAACTTCAGCGAGGACTTCTTCCAGCCGCAGGTGGCGGCGGGGCAGGTGGTGCTGCCGTCGGGCGGGGACGGGGCGCACCCGTTCGTCGACGCGCGGGACATCGCGGACGTGGCCGTGGCGGCGTTGACGCAGGAGGGGCACGAGGGGGCGGTGTACGAGCTGTCGGGTCCGCGGGCGCTGTCGTTCGAGGAGGCGTTGGCGGTGCTGGGCGACGTGTCGGGGCGGGCGGCCCGGGTGGTGGACGTGCCGCCCGCCGAGTTCGTCCCGTTGCTGGTAGGCGGTGGGCTCTCGCCGCAGTACGCGGAGGTGTTGACGATGTCGTTGACCGCGATCCGCGACGGGCACGACGCGGCGCTGTCCGACGGGGTGCCGTCCGTGCTGGGGCGGGAGGCGCGCTCGTTCGAGGACTACGCCAAGGGGGCGGCGGGCGCCTGGGCCTGAGCGAGCACGAACAGGTGCTCCTCGTCGGGCTGGCCCTCGCGGTCCGGGGAGAACGCGGTGGCTCGGGTCTCGACGACGGTGAACCCGGCGTTCTCGACGCGTCGCAGCAGGTCGGGGGTGGCAAAGCTGGTCAGGCGCACGGTGTGCCCGAGGAAGGGCACCTCCAGGTCCTCGACGTCCATGGGCACGGTGATCAGCGCCAGCAGGCCCGCGGGTTCGAGCCGGCCGTGCAGCCTGACCAGGACGTCCTCAACCTCGGCGCGGGTCATCTGGAGGAACGGGAAGAACGCGCAGACCGCGTCGAAGCGCTCGTCGGTGTCCCACGTGCGGATGTCGGCGTGCACGAACTCGGCGCCGGGGACCTGCTCGCGGGCGATGTCGACCATGGCCCGCGACACGTCGACGCCGAGCACGCGGTGGCCGGCGCGGGTCAGGTCCTCGGCGACGGGGCGGCCGGTGCCGCTGCCGACGTCGAGGACGCGGGCCCCCGCGGGGAGGCGGTCGAGGAGGGTCCGGACGGCGGCGTCGACGGCGGGCGGGCGCCCGAACGCGTCCTCGTAGCCGCGGCCGACGGAGTCGAACAGCTCGGCGGCGGTGAGCGGGTGGTCCACGGTGCTACCTCCTGGGGACGGGGGTGAGGTGTCGCCCGCCCGGCAAGGCGGTGAGGACGAGGCCGAACAGCAGGCCGTTCAGCTCCTCCACGTCGAGGTGGAGGTGGCGCGCGACGTGGTGCGGGGTGGTGCCGCGGGCGCGCAGGGCGGTGAAGACCTTGGTGAGCAGCTGGGACGTCTCGTGCCGGGCGGGGTGGTGGTCGCGGGCCAGGTTGGCGCAGACGGTCGTGTGCCGGCCGGGAGCGAGCAGGCCCAGGTCGTGCAGGCGGTGGGCGAGGGCGAGGGGCGTGACGCCCCAGGTGGCGGCGTGGGCGCGGACCTGCTCGGTGACCGGGTTGCGGGGCACCGAGGCGAGGAGGGCGGCCCGGGGGAGGAGGAAGGCGCGCGCGAACGCGTGCGGGTCGCTCGTCCCGGTGAGGCGGCCGAGTTCGCGGGCGGCGGCGTCGCGGGCGTCGGCCGGGTCGAGGAAGGCGAACGGGGTGCCGGCGTGGCGGAAGGAGAACGGGCCCGCGCCGGCGCAGTCGGGCGGCAGGGAGAAGACGCGCACCCCGTGGGCCTCGAGGAGGTGGACCATGGTGGGAGCGGGTCGGTGCGGCATGCCCCAGCGGGCGCGCAGCATCGTGGCCGCGGTCTCCGGGTCGGGGTGCTCCCACGTCGGCACGTCCGGGTCGGGGAGCGCGAACCGCGCGTCGAGCCAGCCGGCGAAGCCGAGCGCCAGGCGCGCGGCGGCGGTGGCCCTCGCGCGGTCCGGCCCGTCGCCGGTGAAGCCTGGGTCGACGTGCGGGACCTCGTCGCCCTCCAGGAACGGGGCGGGGAAACCCAGGGCGGCGGCCAGTTTCAGCGTCGTGGCCGGTCTCGGCCGTCGTCGGCCCTGCTCGTAGTCGGCGACACCCGCCACGCCCGCCTTGCGCGCCAACTCCGCCGCGGTGAGGCCGCGCCGGGTGCGGGCGAGGACGAGGCGGGAGGGCGTGAGCATGATCGGATCATTCTCGCACCCTCACCGGGACGTCGACCTCGTGCGCCGTCCTCATGGGCGGCAGGGGGCCGAACTCCAGCGGCGGCAACGTGATGCGGTGCGCCCACCGGTCCACGACCTGGCCCTGCGGCGTGGGTTCGGGCTGCGACACCTCGCGCAGGACGGTCGTCCGCTCGTCCTCCTGCACGACGTAGGTGACGAGGAACCACAGCTTCCACTCGTGCGCGTGGAACGAGTCGAACAGCGACAGCTGGTCGTGGTCGTTGCCGCGCATCATGGCCGCGATGGCGGGGCCCTTGGCGTAGTCGCTGCGCAGCGGGGCGTGGGGGTTGCCGGTGCTGCGGTTGCCCTGGAGCGTGCCCAGCACGACCGGCTTGGACGGGTGCTGCACGAGCCCCGCGTTCCACTTGTCGACCTTCGTCCAGCCCTCGGCCACCAGCACCTCCCGCAGCCGCCCGACCCGGTGGACCCAGTCGAGCAGGCCGGCCCCGTTGGTGGGGCCGAGGGGCGGTGCGCTCAGCCTCGCGTCGACC
This region of Saccharothrix longispora genomic DNA includes:
- a CDS encoding NAD(P)/FAD-dependent oxidoreductase → MIIVGVVVVGAGIAGVACARALADSGVAVRVLERAPVVGGRMATKRYGGRRADIGAGYFTVSDDRFAAVVTRWQGAGLAREWTDTLAVHSAGGVSHTTGPVRWAASGGLRSLVVDLASGLDVVTGHAVEWVEPGPRVDGAPADAVVLAMPGPQALRLLDPRLGGARTAAQAQDWLPSLVATLEYPTRDWVPFHGAFVNDHPVLTTLFDDGSRRGDDAPVLVAHTGDAFAGQYVADADAAAEDVEAAVRDLLHLPEAAVRVHVHRWTFARPATPGTAPFHLDGDLVGIAGDAWGSPKVENAWLSGTLLGEALATRLR
- a CDS encoding nucleotide pyrophosphohydrolase — its product is MNNLEDLRDALRRFAAARDWDRYHTPKNLVMALSGEVGELTDLFQWLTPEEAARAMEDPELAWNVRDELADVVHYLVRLADKLDVDLVEAAFAKIERNERRFPTSSLKPVE
- a CDS encoding NAD(P)H-binding protein; this translates as MTILVIGATGKTGRRVTTALAERGVEHRPASRGAEVRFDWDDPSTWRSAVDGATAVYLVPPPTTLDDAEVAAFVPVAVDAGVRRIVLLSARGISLDDGRERAVRESGVDWVVLRPAWFSQNFSEDFFQPQVAAGQVVLPSGGDGAHPFVDARDIADVAVAALTQEGHEGAVYELSGPRALSFEEALAVLGDVSGRAARVVDVPPAEFVPLLVGGGLSPQYAEVLTMSLTAIRDGHDAALSDGVPSVLGREARSFEDYAKGAAGAWA
- a CDS encoding class I SAM-dependent methyltransferase is translated as MDHPLTAAELFDSVGRGYEDAFGRPPAVDAAVRTLLDRLPAGARVLDVGSGTGRPVAEDLTRAGHRVLGVDVSRAMVDIAREQVPGAEFVHADIRTWDTDERFDAVCAFFPFLQMTRAEVEDVLVRLHGRLEPAGLLALITVPMDVEDLEVPFLGHTVRLTSFATPDLLRRVENAGFTVVETRATAFSPDREGQPDEEHLFVLAQAQAPAAPLA
- a CDS encoding ImmA/IrrE family metallo-endopeptidase, which translates into the protein MLTPSRLVLARTRRGLTAAELARKAGVAGVADYEQGRRRPRPATTLKLAAALGFPAPFLEGDEVPHVDPGFTGDGPDRARATAAARLALGFAGWLDARFALPDPDVPTWEHPDPETAATMLRARWGMPHRPAPTMVHLLEAHGVRVFSLPPDCAGAGPFSFRHAGTPFAFLDPADARDAAARELGRLTGTSDPHAFARAFLLPRAALLASVPRNPVTEQVRAHAATWGVTPLALAHRLHDLGLLAPGRHTTVCANLARDHHPARHETSQLLTKVFTALRARGTTPHHVARHLHLDVEELNGLLFGLVLTALPGGRHLTPVPRR